The following are encoded together in the Lathyrus oleraceus cultivar Zhongwan6 chromosome 3, CAAS_Psat_ZW6_1.0, whole genome shotgun sequence genome:
- the LOC127131615 gene encoding uncharacterized protein LOC127131615: MTFGHDDVLPVEIHLESKRIQRYHEIPIESYWSMMLDELVDLDEERLKALELLKWKKKRVENSYNTKVKIKTFSPEYLVWKVILPMDRKDRTLGKWSPKWEGPFQILQVFSNGAYEIEELNENKRILRVNGKYLKNYRPVLQEIKIREE, encoded by the coding sequence ATGACTTTTGGTCATGATGATGTTTTACCAGTAGAGATTCACTTAGAATCCAAAAGGATTCAAAGGTATCATGAAATTCCAATAGAGTCATATTGGAGCATGATGTTGGATGAGTTAGTTGATTTAGATGAAGAAAGGTTAAAGGCCTTAGAGTTATTAAAATGGAAGAAGAAGAGAGTAGAGAACTCTTATAATACAAAGGTGAAAATCAAAACTTTTTCACCTGAATACTTGGTCTGGAAAGtgatccttccaatggatcgaaaGGATAGGACCTTAGGGAAGTGGTCTCCAAAATGGGAAGGCCCTTTTCAGATTTTACAAGTATTTTCTAATGGTGCCTATGAAATTGAGGAGCTTAATGAAAACAAGAGGATCTTGAgagtaaatgggaaatatttaAAAAACTATAGACCAGTGCTCCAAGAGATAAAAATAAGAGAAGAATAG